A window of Streptomyces subrutilus contains these coding sequences:
- a CDS encoding cupin domain-containing protein — MTTAINAAVRSLGGDFLAGAFGRSYQHWSQAADLSGLFTWDDMNDLVARHCLDAPRLRLFNDGEQVPPYEYLHTSVTKRSEVRHRVEPSGLHRQISAGAPLVLDAVDKLHPGVQALAEALERHFRTDVQANLYASWHPTEAFGIHWDDHDTVVFQLEGAKRWNLYGTTRTDPLRLDVEAPAKPEGPPLAEVILQAGDMLYVPRGWWHAVAATQGRSLHLTCGLTPATGHHLLVWLAGQLLHSPTLRANVPTVAGPAERTAYAEQLRKEVSEALHPHVVSEFAASLDARDPGRPAPSLPYIGDVPAHPGLVLALTTARAALEGSDEAVVLRAAGHEWELHPSVRPVLEALVSGARLPLGELAERSGLTVEQVAALATELVSKDAAAVSQPR; from the coding sequence ATGACCACCGCGATCAACGCGGCGGTCCGGAGCCTCGGCGGGGACTTCCTCGCCGGGGCTTTCGGCCGCTCCTACCAGCACTGGTCACAGGCCGCCGACCTGAGCGGCCTGTTCACGTGGGATGACATGAACGACCTGGTCGCCCGCCACTGCCTCGACGCTCCGCGGCTGAGGCTCTTCAACGACGGGGAGCAGGTCCCGCCGTACGAGTACCTGCACACCTCGGTCACCAAGCGCTCCGAGGTCCGCCACCGCGTCGAACCCTCCGGACTGCACCGGCAGATTAGCGCCGGCGCCCCCTTGGTCCTGGACGCAGTCGACAAGCTCCACCCCGGCGTCCAGGCCCTGGCCGAAGCGCTGGAGCGGCACTTCCGCACCGACGTCCAGGCCAACCTGTACGCCTCCTGGCACCCCACCGAAGCCTTCGGGATCCACTGGGACGACCACGACACCGTGGTCTTCCAGCTCGAAGGCGCCAAGCGGTGGAACCTGTACGGAACTACCCGCACCGACCCGCTCCGCCTCGACGTCGAAGCCCCCGCCAAGCCCGAGGGGCCGCCGCTCGCCGAAGTGATCCTGCAGGCCGGGGACATGCTCTACGTACCGCGCGGCTGGTGGCACGCGGTCGCCGCCACCCAGGGCCGCTCCCTGCACCTGACGTGCGGGCTGACCCCGGCGACCGGCCACCACCTCCTGGTGTGGCTGGCCGGACAGCTCCTCCACTCCCCCACCCTGCGCGCGAACGTGCCCACGGTGGCCGGCCCCGCCGAGCGCACCGCGTACGCCGAGCAGTTGCGCAAGGAGGTGTCCGAGGCGCTCCACCCCCACGTCGTATCGGAGTTCGCGGCCTCCCTGGACGCCCGCGACCCCGGCCGTCCGGCCCCCTCCCTGCCGTACATCGGCGACGTCCCCGCCCACCCCGGCTTGGTCCTGGCCCTCACCACCGCCCGGGCCGCGCTGGAGGGATCCGACGAGGCCGTCGTACTGCGCGCCGCCGGACACGAATGGGAGCTCCACCCCTCCGTGCGCCCCGTGCTGGAGGCCCTGGTCTCCGGCGCTCGCTTGCCCCTCGGGGAGCTGGCCGAGCGCTCCGGTCTCACCGTGGAACAGGTCGCAGCCCTGGCCACCGAGCTGGTATCCAAGGACGCGGCAGCCGTCTCCCAGCCGAGGTAG